From Longimicrobium sp.:
CTCTTCGGCGGGATCGAGGCGCAACCCGGCAAGGCGCTTGCGAACCTCGTTGCTCCAGTCGTTCATCGTTGATCCCTCGTGATGTGGCCCGACGGCGGGCGCGGTCTGCGCCTCGCGTGTCTACCTGCGTCCCGCCCTCGTGGGTGACCTCATGCAACCCGCGCCGCCGCCGGCCGGAGTGCTCCCTCGCGCGATCCGGCGGTCGCGGCGATCCTGATCATAAGTTTCTCCCCGAACGTCCGAAAACGCGAGGCCCCGGGTCCGCCCGCGCGGCCGACCCGGGCTCGTCCGCGTCCCTCAGGCGGCGGGGACCACCAGCGTCGCCGCCATGAAGGTGGCGTCCTGCAGGGTGTTGAGGATCGGCGTCGACATGGTCTCGGCCGGGCGCGGGTTCCGCGCGACCTCCGGGAGCGCCGGGAGGCCGCTGGTGCGGTCGATCGCCTGGATGCTCACCGCGCCCGTCCCCTTCACCCGCAGCGTCAGCTCGATCCCTTCCGCGGGAAGGCCCACGTAGCGCAGGCTCCACGGCTCGCCGCCACGGTCGCCGCCGCCCAGCGCGCGGCCGTTCACCGAGGCCGCGATCTCCGTCCCCGGCGCCACGTTCACCCACACCTGCTCGGCGCCGCGCTGCGACGTCACGCGGACGCGCAGGACCCGTCCGTCCGCCCGCCGCTCGTCGGAGAGCAGCTGCAGCCGCGGCGGCAGCGGCGAGGCCACGGCGGGGGCGGCGTTCCGCAGGAAGCGGTAGTCCACGGCCGGGAAGTAGTCGGAGAGCGGCCCGGGCCGGGGATTGGCCCCCAGGAAGCGCGACGTCCACGCGTCCGGAACCGCGTCGCTGCTCGCCCACGCCGCCTGGTTGCGCGCCGCGTCCATCACGTAGAAGAGGCTGTTCGGCCGGGGATGCCGGGCGTCGAACGACGACCGCGTCTCCGCCACGCCCAGCAGGACCACGGCGGCCAGCGCGGGCGCGAGGAGCCAGGCCCGTCCGCCCGCGCGCTGCGCCAGCTCCAGGTGCGGGAGCATCAGGCCCAGCACCAGCGCCACCAGCACCATCAGCAGCCCCACGGCCTGCACCGTCATCCCCAGGTACAGCAGCCAGACGACGGGTCCCATCAGCAGCAGCGCGGGAAGGGCGCCCAGCCCCGCCGCCAGCAGCCGCCGCTCGTCGGGCTCGGCGCCGCCGCGGAGCAGCGCCCACAGCCCGGCCGCGCCGGAGAGGGTGGGCCAGAGCCAGAGATAGCCGCCGCCGGGGAAGACGAGGCCGAACGCCAGCGCCATCACCCCCCACGCGAGAAGGGCCGAGGCCAGCAGCTCGGCGGCGGTGAGTCGCTTGCGGGCCCAGCGGTGCGCCGCGCCGGTGAAGGCGACGGCGAGGAGGACGAACGCGGCGAAGTAGAGCGCGCCGTTGTACGTCTCGCCCATCGGCATCCAGGCGTACGCGGCGTGGGTGGCGCGGACCAGCTGCCACACGCCGGTGAGCACCACGCCGAGCAGGACCAGCATCCCCAGGAACCCGAAGAAGCCGAGCACGGTGCGCCCCGGCCGCAGCGCGCGGGCGCGCACCCCCCGGCCGATCACCACCAGGAGGAGCAGGAACGCGGCGGCGGCGAGAGGCACGGCCCACCCCACGCCGTAGGTGACCAGGCCGAGCAGGGGAACGTTGAAGAAGACGGCGTCGCCCCCCGCCCGCGCGGGGAGGTCGGCGGCGCCGAAGCGGCGCGCGAGCCCCAGCGCGTACGCGCCCTGGTGCTGCACGTTGCGCGCGTCCACCGAGGCCAGGTCGTCGAGCCGGGTGTGGTACCCGGTGAGCCCGCCGACGTAGGCGAAGTTCATCCCCGCCACGCCGCCGCGCCTGAACACGCTGAAGTCGGTGTCGTTGGGAAGGAGCCGGTAGATCTCGTAGAAGAGCGAGCTCCCCACCGGCGCGTCGGCGCCCCGGGCGAACCCGCGCGCCAGCCAGCCGTTGCCGCGGCTCGTCTCGAACATCATGGCCGGGCCGCGGGTGCCGCGCGCGTCGAAGTTCAGCACCAGCCGCACGTCCTTCGCCCAGGGGTGCGCCTCGCTGAACGCGCGCGCCCCCAGCAGGCCGGACTCCTCGCCGTCGGTGAAGAGCACGATGACGTCGTCGCGCAGCGGCGGTCCGGCGCGGAGCGCGCGCAGCGTCTCGAGGAGCGCGGCCACGGGGACGCCCGCGTCGTTGGCGCCGGGGCCGCCCACCACGCCGTCGTAGTGGGTGACGAGGAGGATCGCCTGGTGGCTGCCGCCGCGCCCGGGGAGCCGGGCCGCGATGTTGGTGACGGTGGCGGCCACGTTCTGCCGGCCGCGCGCCTCGCCGGCCACCGTCGTGGTCTGCACCGACGGCTCCAGGCCGAGCGCGCGCAGCTGCGCCTGGAGATAGAGCTGCACGTCGCGGTGCGCGGCGGTGCCGGGCGGGCGCGGCCGCTGCGCGATGCGCTGCAGGTGCGGGAGCGCGCGCGCCGCCGAGAACTCGCCCGCCGGCGCCGTCGCGGGCCTGGCCGCGGGGGGAACGTAGGGGAGCCAGCCCAGCCCCAGCGCCGCCACGGTGGCGGCGAGCGCGGCCAGCGCCAGCCCGCGCGCGCCCACGGCGCGCGGCGCGCCGCTCCGTGCCTCCGCCCGCGCGGGACGGACCGCCGGGGGGGTGTCTGCCAGTTTCGTCATCGTGTCGGCCGTGTCGGCTGGGGGGAGAGGAAGGGCGCGAGCTGCGCCGCACCGAAGTGCTCGCGCACCCAGGCGTCGGAGAAGATGGTGTCGAGGTAGCGCTCGCCGCGGTCGGGGAAGACCAGCACGCAGGTGGCGTGGGGCTCGATCTCGTCGCGCAGCGCGTGCAGCGCCATCAGGATCCCCCCCGACGAGCCGCCTGCCAGGATCGCCTCCTCGCGCAGCAGGCGGCGGCACCCGACCACGCAGTCGAGGTCGGTCACCTGGACGAACTGGTCGCCGAGCGAGGGATCGTGCAGCTCGGGCATGCGCGCGGTGCCGTGGCCGGGGATCAGGCGCTTGCACGAGCGGCCGCCGAAGATCACGCTCCCCACCGCGTCGACCGCCACGATGCGGGTGCGGAGCCCCGTCTGCCGCACGTATTCCGCGCACCCGCGCAGCGTGCCGCAGGTGGCGGTGGCGCAGAAGAGGTAGTCCACGTGCCCGCCGGCCTGGTGGACGATCTCGGCCATCGTCCGGTGGTGCGAGCGCGAGTTGTTGTGGTTGGCGTACTGGTTGGGCCAGAAGCAGTTCGGCTCCGTCTCCAGCCACTGGCGCACCCGGTCGAGCTTGGCCTGGAGGAGGTCGCCCGTCACGGGATGCGGCTCGGTGACGACGTCGACAATCGCGCCGTAGGCCCGCAGGATGTCGATGTTCTGCGTGGTCGTCCGTGCGTCCACCACGCAGACGAAGCGCAGCCCCTGGTAGGCGCACACCTGCGCCAGCCCGATCCCCATGTTCCCCGAGCTGGCTTCCACGACGGTGGTGCCGGCGTCGATCTCGCCCCGGGCCAGCGCGTCGGAGATGATGCGGAGCGCGGGGCGGTCCTTGATGCTCCCGCCGGGGTTGAAGGCCTCGAGCTTGGCGAACAGGCGGAAGGGGACCCCGCCCAGCGCCCGGCGGAGGCGGACCAGCGGCGTGTTGCCGATGGTGGCCAGGATCCCGTCGCGCGCCGGGCCCGACTCGGGGAGGACCACGCCCGACACGCTGAAGCCGGCCGGCAGGCCGTCGCCGTTCGTCGCGTGGACGCCGGGCTCCAGCGCCCACGCGGACCGCGCGGGGGGATCGAGCACGCTTTCGTGACTATCGGTTTTCATCCCCCGCTCCAGCGAATGGGTGGCCGGCGCGGCGCGCCCCGCCTGGTGATCGGTTCACGGTTCCGGGTGTGTGCGGGTTCGGGAGGCAGGGATCCGGTCGTCGGAGAAGACGGACCCCGCGGGGCGTGTGGGAAGAGGTCATGCGGCGGCCTCGCCCGTCGAGGTGCCGCCGTGGTCGACGACGACGATGCGCAGCTCGCTGACGTGGGGGCGTCCCTCGGCATCCTGCAGCCAGAGGTCGCCGGGAGCGGGGAGCATCTCGGTGACGCCCACCAGGTCGTCCGGCGCCCCCTGCTCGGCCTGGCGGCGCACCAGGCGGGCGAACTGCTCGGCGTAGACCGCGCTGTCGAGGTCCACGAAGCAGGGCTTGCGCTCCACGGGGACCTTGGTGAAGACGAAGCGGGGGAGCCCCTGCGCGCGCGCCCACCGCCGCACCCCCAGGAAGCGGCCGGCCTCCGTCTTCTCGAAGGCGAAGCCCAGCTCGGCGGGGGCAAAGCGCCAGGTCTCGCGCGAGATCACCAGGCGGTCGATGGTGCGCCGCGGCACATACCGCCCCTCGGTCAGCACGCCGAAGGAGTGGGTGACGATCCCCCCCAGCGGCTCGCCCACCAGGTCGAGGATCCCGAAGCGGTGCGCGCCGTCGCGCGAGCGCACGCGCAGCTCGCCGCCGACGTCCTCCACCACCAGCGCGGAGAGGGGAAGGCGGGGCGAGCCGCGGGGCGCCAGCGAATCGCGGCTCCACTCCAGCCGGAACGCCTCGGGCGCCAGCAGCGCGCGCACCGTGCGCGCGGAGAAGTCGCCGAACTCGCGGGGCTCCACGGGCACCACGTGCGCGCCGCCCAGGTCCACCCCGATGGCCGCCGCCAGCGTGTCGGGCGCGGGGTGCTGGTGGGCGAAGAGCGAGGCGGCCAGCGTGTTGGCGGCCAGGTGGCACTCGCCCATCACCAGGTGGAAGTCGCCGCGGGCGATGGCCTCCGGGCCGGCGGCCGCGATCATCAGGTCGGGCGAGTGGTAGCGGGCCATGCGCCACCCCGGCGCCGCCGCGGGGAACGCCGCCTCCACTCGCGGCCGCAGCTCGGCCGCGCGGGCATGGACGCGGCGCGCCGATGGCTCGGCGGCCAGCAGCCCGTCCCAGCGCCGCTTCAGCTCGTCGAAGGCGGGGTGGAAGAGAGCCTCCCGCCGGGTGGTGAAGGTGCCGGTGAGGCGCAGCCAGAGGCGGGTGGCGTCGACCACGGGCGAGCCGTCGCTCCGCGCCAGGTCGTCGTAGATCTCCCGCGCCACGCGCGTGCAGATCTCCGCGCACTCCACCGTCACCCAGCGCGCGCTCTGCAGCAGCAGCGACAGCGGCTCGTCCAGCGCGCGCAGCAGCTCCGGCCCCAGCCGCACCTGGGCGTCGCGGCGGCAGTCCTCGTAGACCAGCGTGCGCGCGGCGTACATCGCCCCCGCCGAGCGCGTGGGCGCAACGCCCGTCATCTCCGTGAAGGTCTCGTCCAGCCGGCCCAGCGCCGGGCCCAGCGCGCGCCAGTCGCCCGCCGCGGCGCTCACCTCGCCGCGCGCCGACTCCAGCGCGTCGAGCTTCTCCATCGCCTCGCGCCGCAGCGCCTCGTCGCCCACGCCCTCGATCCAGCGCCGCAGCACCCGCTCGGGGTGCACGTCCCAGGGGATGTAGAGGCCGAACCAGATCAGGCCGCGGCTCTCCATCTCCCGCAGGTGCCGGAAGACGTCGGCCTCGCCGCGCAGGGGGCTGCCGGGGAGGCGCACCAGCACCCGGGCGATGTCGCGCGCCGCGCGGGTGCCGTCGCACATCGACAGCGCGGCGGCGTCGGCCAGCGGGAGGGAGACGGCGCCGTAGACGGGGTGGTGGAGGACCGTGCCGTCCACGCGGATCGTGGGGATGCGGACCGGCCGGAGCCAGGGGTGATAGTCCTCCCGCGCGGAGAGCGACGCCGCCAGCGCCTCGATCCCCCACATCTCGAAGTAGGTCCGGCGGGCGGCCACCAGCCCGGGCCCCGGGCGCGACACGATCGGCGCGCCCTCGTCCACCAGCTCGGCCCAGCCGACGGGGCCGAAGAAGCCGATGGTGTCGTTCTTCACGCAGTAGCGCTGCACGTAGCTGGCGAGCAGGCTCTCGTGCTGCCGCTGCTTCGAGGCGCGCGGCCCGTCCTCGTGCGCGGCCAGGAGCGGGTCGAGCGCGGTGAGCAGCGCCTGGCGGTTCTGCCAGGTCACGGCCTCGCGCAGGCGGTCGGAGGCGGCGAGCTCGCGCAGCACCTTCGACGTCTGGCGCAGCCCGGCGGCGTGGCCGCGCTCGAACGCCGCGGCCGCGGGGGCCAGCGCCTCGCGGGCCTGTCGAGCCTCCTCCACCCGCTCCGCTATCGCCGGGGGGAGATCGCCCGCCGGCAGCTTCCCGGCCTTCACCCGCGAGCGCGCGTCGAGGAGCGGGTGGCGCGCCGCGGCATCGTCCCAGCGCCCCTCCGCGCGCAGCGTATCCAGCGCGGCGTTGATGCTCTCCAGCAGCGCCCGCTCCGCCTCCCCCGCGCGGCGCTCCGCCTCGAGCAGGGCGTCCGCCGCGTGAGCGGCCTCGGGCGCGGCCAGCCGCAGCGCGTCGGCGACGGGGAAGCCGGCGCCGCGCAGCCCGGCGCAGCGCCAGAACGCCAGCCCGCCGGGACGGACGCGGACCAGGTGGCCGGGGAGGGGCGGCGGGGTCTCCTCCGCGGCGCGGTCGGCGAGCGCGAGCCCGGCCGCCTCCGCGTATTGCAGGTCACTCATCGGTGCTCCAGTCGGGGGCGCGCACGTCAGGCGGGCGCGAGCTGCGCGGCGGCGAGCGGAAGCTCCTCCACGCCGCCGTCGTACACGATCTTCCCGTAGTCCAGCCGCACGATCCGGTCGGCCACGCCGTAGTAGCGGTCGTCGTGGGTGATCACCACCACCGCCTTGCCGCGCGCCTTCAGCCCGGGAAGGATCTGCGCGTAGAACACCTCCTTGAACAGCGGGTCCTGGTCGGCCGCCCACTCGTCGAACAGGTAGATGGGGCGGTCTTCCAGGTAGGCCGTGAGCAGGGCCAGCCGCTTGCGCTGCCCCTGCGACAGCTCGGTGGTCGAGAGCGCGCCCTCCTCCACGCGGACCTTGCGGTCCAGGTGCAGGCGCGCCAGGTAGGCGCGCGCGTCTTCGTCGAGCCGCTCGCCCTCCAGGCCGAGGAGCACGTCGAAAAGGAAGAAGTCGGAGAAGACGGCGGAGAAGAGCTGCCGGTACGCGTCGGCATCCGCCGGGCCCACGCGCCGGCCGTCCAGGCGGATCTCGCCGCTCTCGGGGGCGTAGAGCGCGGTCAGCAGCTTGGCGAAGGTGGTCTTGCCGCTGCCGTTGCCGCCCACCACGAAGAGGAGCTCGCCCGGCCGCAACGCCAGGTCGATGGGGCCCAGGGTGAAGACCTCGTCCTCGTTCTCGCGGTGGAAGCGGTGGGTCACGCCCACCATCTCCAGCGAGCGGAACGACGGCGCCGCAGCCGGCGCGGCATCTCCCTCGCGCCCGTCCTCGCCCAGCGACAGCCCCAGCTCTTCCACCGCCCGCACGGCGATGGCCCCGCGGCCCAGCGAGGCCAACTGGTTCATCAGCACGTCGAGCGGGGTGAGCATGTAGAGGATGGCCAGGGTGTAGCCGGTGAGCACCGGCTGCGGCACCCCGCCCATCCGCGGCGCCAGGAAGAGGACGGCGCCGATCAGCACGAAGAACAGCACCTGCCCCCAGCAGTTGGCCAGCGCGTAGATCGTCCCGCCGGCCACGTTGTGGTCGCGCAGCTTCGCCACCGTGGGGCCCAGCTGCCGGGCGACGAAGGCCTGGCGGCGGGGATGGTGCAGCTTCAGCTCCTTGGTGCCGTCGACCAGTCCGCGGAAGTGCCCGAACAGCGCGTCCCAGGTCTGCCGGCTCTGGCGGAAGTGGCGCAGCGCCCACACCAGCGGGAGCTGGTAGGAGACGATCCCCACCACCACCGCGGCCAGCACCAGCCCGAACACCCGCAGCGACAGCCAGGCCATGTACGCCAGGCAGCTGACCACCACCGTGCCGTGAAGGAAGACCATCGGCACGTTGGTGAGCGCCAGCGTGAGCGTCTGCACGTCCTCGGTGAGCGACGCCAGCATGCGCGGCGCGCCCAGCGTCTCGAGCCGGCGCAGCGGCGCGGAGATGATCTTCCGCGTCAGCCGCAGGCGCAGCTCCGACGCCGTGGCCTGGGTGAGCCGGATGAGCAGCACCTGCGACACGAAGCGCGACACCGGCAGCAGCACGCACAGCGCGCCGAACGCCGCCCACGCCCGGGCGTCGTTGCGGGCCGGGTGGGCCAGCATGTTGTTGATCAGCGTGAGCAGCACCGTGCTGGCCGCGCCGCCCACCACGCCCAGCGCGACCACGGCCGCCAGCCGTCGCGCCGCGCGCCCGGGATGGTCGGACTGGCGGAGAAGGAACGACAGCAGCGTTACGAAGTGGGGCACGTAGACACCTCGGGGACGGGTGGGCGCGCGCGGCGCGGGCTCAGACGCATGCGGCCTCGCCGAGCGCCGGCGCGGGCTGCTGCGCGCCGTCCAGGCTGGCGCGCAGCAGCCCCGCCAGCACCTGCACGTGCGGCCGCTGCAGGATCAGGTCGTGGTTCCCGGGCACGTCGACGATCTCCAGTCCCCCCTCCGCCAGCGGCCCCCAGCCGAGCGTGGGGTCCGCGTCGCCGTCGCCGTGGCCGTCGAGCGAGCGGAAGAGGGTGATGGGGCCCGGGTACGGCCGCAGCTCGTAGCGCTGCTTGGCCTCGCTGTGGCGGATCCCCGCGCGCAGGTAGCGCAGCGCCACGTCCGCGGTGACGCCGGGGGGGAAGACACCGTGATCGACGGCGTAGGCCACCTGCGCCTCCACCCCGCCGGCGCGCCGCAGCTCGTCGGCGGTCACGGGGCAGCCGGGGCGCGCGAAGCGCAGGATCACCTCGGCCCAGTCGGCCGCGGTGGACCGCGCGTTCAGGCTGGTGTCGAGGATCGCCAGCAGGGCGACGGACTCGCCCGCGGCGGCGAGCTGCTGCGCCATCTCCAGCGCCACGAAGCCGCCGAACGAGTACCCGGCCAGGTGGTACGGCCCCTCGGGCTGCACCTCGCGGACGGCGGCCAGGTAGCTCGCCGCGATCTCCTCCAGGGAGAGCTCCGCGTCGTCGCCGCCCTGCCAGGGGAGCGACTGCAGCCCGTAGAACGGCTGGTCGGCGCCCAGGCACTGGGCCAGCTCCACGTAGCCTAGCACCTCGCCGCCCATCCCGTGGACGCAGAAGAGCGGCGGCCGCGAGCCGCTGGCGCGGATGGGGACGAGGGGTGACGAGGACGCCGGCGCGGACCGGTCGCGGAGGACGGCGGCGAGCCGCTGGATGGTGCCCGCGCCCAGCAGCACGGCGAGCGGAAGCTGGCAGCCGAACTCGCGCTCCACGGCCGCCAGCATCCGCACCGCGGCCGTCGAGTGGCCGCCCAGGTCGAAGAAGTTCTCCGTCACGCCGATGGGGCTGACGCCGAAGAGCTCCTCCCAGATCCGCCGCAGCCGCAGCTCCCACCCGTCGCACGGCGTCTCGTACGGCGTCTCCAGGGCGTTCCCCGCCTCGTCGGGCGCGGGGAGGGTGCCGGCAGGGATCGCCGGCAGCCGCACGAAGTACCGCGGCGCCAGGTGCCGCGGCACCCCGGCCCGCAGGAAGGCGCGCACCTCCTCGACGGCCAGGTCCGTCCCGGGCGCCGCGGCGAAGCAGGCCACCAGGTGGGCATCGCCCGCGGGATCGGTCCACGCGCGCACCCGGGCGTCGGCGACGGCGGGGTGCGCCAGCAACCGCGCCCACACCGCCGGCGCCGCGTACGCCTCCTCGTCGCCCGTGCCGCGGAACTCCAGTCCCCCGCCCTCCCGCCGGCGGCCCAGGTCGCCGGTGCGGTACAGCCACGCGCCGGGACGCGCTGCGAAGGGGTTGGGGATGAACCGATCCGATTCGCTCTCCGGCCACGGCTCGACGGCGCTCTCGACGCACACCTCTCCATCCACGCCCACCGGCGCGAGATCCATCTCGGCCGAGACGACGTGGAGCGCCCATCCCCCGACCGCCGAGCCGACGTCCAGCGGCGACGCGGCGGCGGAATCGGCCCCGTCCACCACCGACGCGGCGGCCCACGAGGGGATCCCGCCCGGCTCGTAGACCTTGAGCACGCGCGCGCTCCGGCGGGCCAGCTGGCCCGCCAGGTACGCGCCCAGGGCGGGGCCCATGCTGATCGCCTTGAACTCACCGCCTCCGGACCAGCCGGCCTGCAGCAGCTCCAGCCACGCGGCCGGCTCCGCCTCGAGCACGGTCGCGTCCGACGCGTCCAGCGCCTGCAGCACCGCGGAGGCGTCCACAGCCGCTTCGGCCAGCGCGACGCTGCTCCCGGCCGCGAGCGCGGCCAGCGCCCGCAGCGCGGCGCGCACGTCGAGCGGTCCCGCGACCAGCACGCGGTCGCGCCGGCCGACGCCGAGGTGCCCTGACAGCGCGGCGACGCGCCCCAGCACGGGCTGCTCCGAGAGGCCGACGTGGAACCCGACCGCCGTTTCGACCCGGCAGAGCACGCCGCCGGGAGCCCCCGCGACGCCGTTCGGCCGCGGCACGGCCACGCATCCCGACGGGCTCAGCAACAGGTCGGCGCCATCTCCCGTCTTCCCTTCCCCGGCGACGGTGAAGGCGGCGCCGCACCTGCGCGCGCCCAGCATGGCCGCGATCGCTTCGGCGGCGCGGGGGAACGAGAGCGCCACCAGCGTCCCCGGGCCGGCGCCGTGCTCGCGCAGCCGCGCCGCCACCTCCGACGCGCGCCGGTCGAGATCGGCCCAGGTGAGCCCGCCGTGCGCGTCCGTCACTGCGGGCTCGGCGGCGCGGCGGGCGGCCCACCACCCGATCAGCCCGTGCACGCTCTCCCCGGCGGGGCGAACGGGGGCCGGGCCGAGCAGGCGGCCGCGCTCGGCCTCGCTCAGCACCGGCACCTCACCCACGCTCCGCGCCGTCCCCCGCGCGAAGGCGCGCAGCACCGCGCCGATGCTGTCGGCGACGCGGGCCATCGCCCCCTCGTCGAAGCGCCGGGCGTCGTAGACCAGGCGGACGAGGAGCGGGTTGAGCGGCCCGGCGACCACCGTCACCGGATAGGCCGTCTCCAGCCGGCTGCGCACGCCCACCACGTCGAACGGCGTCGCGGCGCCCGCTGCCTCGTCCGGAGACGGGCCGCCGGGCGTGTTCTGGAAGACGAGGAGGCTCTCGAAGAGCTGCTCGTGCGCGGGGCGTCCGGCCCACTGCGCCACGCTGGCCGGCGCGACCCACTCGTACTCGCGCACGCCCACCAGCGCCTGCTGCAGCTCGCCCAGCCACTGCGCCAGCGGCGTCTCCGGCCGCACCTGCGTGCGCACGGGGAGGTTGTTGATGAACATCCCCACCATCGTCCCCGAGCCCGGCAGGTCGGCGGGGCGCCCCGAGACGGTGGTGCCGAAGACGACGTCGCCGGTGCGGGCGTAGCGCGCCAGGACCAGGGCCCACGCGCCGGAGACCAGCGTCCCCAGCGTCAGCCGGTGGCGGCGGGCGAAAGCCTGCAGCGCCTCGCTTTCCGCGGCGGAGAGCTGCAGCGAAGCCTCCGCCACCCGCGCGCCCCCCGCGGGGCGCGCCGGCGCGTCGCCGAACAGGCGCGTGGGCTCGCGGAAGCCGGCGAGCGTGCGGCGCCACCAGGCCTCGGCGGCCGCGCGGTCCTGCCCCGCGAGCCAGTCGAGATAGTTGCGAAAAGGGTCCGCGGCGGTGGACCGGGGGGCGCGGCCGTGCGCGAGCGCCTCATACGCCTCCAGCACCTCGCCCAGCACCAGGTCGCGGCACCACGCGTCGAGGACCAGGTGGTGATAGCTCCAGACCACCTCGGTCTCGTCGTCGCGCACGCGGATCACGGCCAGGCGCATGAGCGGCGCGCGCGCCGGATCGAAGCCGCGCTCGCGGTCGGCCCGCAGGAACGCGTCGAGCCGCGCCCGGAGCGAATCGTCATCCCCCGCGCCGCGCCAGTCGTGATGGTCGATGGGGATTTGGACGTGGCGGAGGACCACCTGCCTGCGGTGGCTGCCGGAGGAGACGAACGCCGTGCGCAGCGCGGTGTGGCGGTCGATCACCTGCTGCCACGCGCGCTCGAACGCGGCCGGATCGGGCGCGCCGCGCATGGTGATGCTCTTCTGCTCGAAGCCCACGGTGCTTCCCGGGGCCAGGGCGTAGAAGAGCAGCCCTTCCTGCAGCGGTGTGAGGGGATACACGTCTTCCACCTCCGCCGCGCCATTCGACGCCGCGGCCTCGCCCAGGATGGCGTCGAGCTGCGGCCCGTCCAGCCCGGCGAGCGCGAAGTCCGTCCCCGGTCCCGCGGGCGCCTCGCCGCGCGCGGACGGCGGCGGGTCGGCCGCGCCGCCGCCCGGGGGCGGCGGCGCGAGGAGGGCGCGCAGCTCGTGCAGCACCGCCGACGCCAGCGCGGCGATGGTGGACGCACGGTGGATGTTCTCGCTGTACGCCCAGTGGAAGTGGAGCTGGCCGCCGACCACGCTGGCGTTGAGGTCGAGCAGGTAGCGGCGGTGTCCGCGCGGGCTGCGGTCGGCGCCCGGCGGCTCGCTGGCGATGGTGAGCGGACCGGAGGCCATCCCGCCCTCACCCAGCCGGCTCAGGTAGTTGAACTTGATCTCGGGCGACGGATCGCCCTGCAGCGCCGCCGCCGTGTCGGCGTTCAGGTAGCGCAGCAGCCCGTACCCGATCCCCCGGCCTGGAATCGCCCGCAGCGCGTCCTTCGCCGCCGCGATCGAATCACCCGGCGCGGCTTCGCCGGAGGTGCGCACGTGCACGGGGTAGTGCGTGGTGAACCAGCCCACGGTGCGCAGGAGGTCCACGTCGTCGAAGAGCCCCTCGCGTCCGTGCCCCTCCATCTCCACCCGCACCCCGGCGCCGCCCGACC
This genomic window contains:
- a CDS encoding amino acid adenylation domain-containing protein; its protein translation is MSVLASERAGVGRVVEMFPLSAQQRRAWLRGGAQRWLQCALLVEGPVDPQRLEESVRRVAAADEMLRTVFRARRGLKVPFQALLDELEPAFEEADASGWEADAELREVRAFLRRARCEAPDLENGPLLRVTLLRRSEARHVVVIAVPALWGDARTLGNLAAEVARAYAPVAGDDERLAYAEFSAWQDERQAEVEAEGDEARAFWSRALEVDRAQGAASISADGIDADALHAFTLDASLVERLDAAAGALGISSDALLAASWALLAARPEGREALALGEVVEYRDDPALQDALGPYARILPLRVDVAHGRPFAELARNVAAVRGEAARWQDHPALADDRGLALGFEHCAWPPSPPIDGAGVRLLALDAAAEPFPLQLQLVRDGGALHGAVRSAAGGPGALEIVRLAERWRTLLANALAKPDAAAGGLAYLGAAERHRAVVEFNDTRMDFAIEPLHRQIEAHARRAPDAPAVVHEGTTLSYGELDRRANAVARTLRSRGLAPEERVALLLDRSPDVLVALVGVLKAGGAYMPLEPSLPRERIAGLLAEAGARIVLTQASLLEAVPGGCEALLVAAAVADLSADAPADAEVDPEQLAYVLFTSGSTGKPKGVAVEHRQIAHYVAAARERLGIEAGASFATVSTFAADLGNTMVFGALCGGGTLHVIASETASDAEALGDYLQRHRIDCLKIVPSHLGALLQGARPERLIPRRLLVLGGEAAPWPLVERVADLAPHCRVVNHYGPTETTVGVSTLPVGRREESPAATVPIGRPLPNCQLYVLDAALHPVLPGVAGELWVGGAGVARGYLARPGLTAERFAPNPFAAAGGRMYRTGDRVRQLADGALEFLGRADRQVKVRGFRVEPGEIEAALLSHPAVQAAVVTLAGEEPRLAAYVVPGQGEGAPEELRRFLAARLPDYMVPTHVVALDALPLTPNGKVDRAALPAPEAAAAGAFAAPRTHAERTLAAIWAEVLQVDEVGIHDDFFDRGGDSILAIQVAARANAAGLRLNPNRIFDHHTIAELAAIADPVAEGEEEGPVVGEVPLTPIQRWFFEEEFEDPHHWNQSLLLDVAADVTAETLEAAVRAVVTHHDALRARFEKTADGWRQHVADAAEAAGSFERVELSATTAFARAAALAAAVDERQASLDLANGPVARFTLFELGAGAPRKLLAAVHHLVVDAVSWRILLEDLAAAIRQLSAGEAVALPPRTTSVARWATRLAEAAQSPEIVAQLPFWQGAGEGAASGLPRDHAEGENTVASSRTLLASLEAEATEALLQGAAEHGAQPHELILAALARAVTSWSGGAGVRVEMEGHGREGLFDDVDLLRTVGWFTTHYPVHVRTSGEAAPGDSIAAAKDALRAIPGRGIGYGLLRYLNADTAAALQGDPSPEIKFNYLSRLGEGGMASGPLTIASEPPGADRSPRGHRRYLLDLNASVVGGQLHFHWAYSENIHRASTIAALASAVLHELRALLAPPPPGGGAADPPPSARGEAPAGPGTDFALAGLDGPQLDAILGEAAASNGAAEVEDVYPLTPLQEGLLFYALAPGSTVGFEQKSITMRGAPDPAAFERAWQQVIDRHTALRTAFVSSGSHRRQVVLRHVQIPIDHHDWRGAGDDDSLRARLDAFLRADRERGFDPARAPLMRLAVIRVRDDETEVVWSYHHLVLDAWCRDLVLGEVLEAYEALAHGRAPRSTAADPFRNYLDWLAGQDRAAAEAWWRRTLAGFREPTRLFGDAPARPAGGARVAEASLQLSAAESEALQAFARRHRLTLGTLVSGAWALVLARYARTGDVVFGTTVSGRPADLPGSGTMVGMFINNLPVRTQVRPETPLAQWLGELQQALVGVREYEWVAPASVAQWAGRPAHEQLFESLLVFQNTPGGPSPDEAAGAATPFDVVGVRSRLETAYPVTVVAGPLNPLLVRLVYDARRFDEGAMARVADSIGAVLRAFARGTARSVGEVPVLSEAERGRLLGPAPVRPAGESVHGLIGWWAARRAAEPAVTDAHGGLTWADLDRRASEVAARLREHGAGPGTLVALSFPRAAEAIAAMLGARRCGAAFTVAGEGKTGDGADLLLSPSGCVAVPRPNGVAGAPGGVLCRVETAVGFHVGLSEQPVLGRVAALSGHLGVGRRDRVLVAGPLDVRAALRALAALAAGSSVALAEAAVDASAVLQALDASDATVLEAEPAAWLELLQAGWSGGGEFKAISMGPALGAYLAGQLARRSARVLKVYEPGGIPSWAAASVVDGADSAAASPLDVGSAVGGWALHVVSAEMDLAPVGVDGEVCVESAVEPWPESESDRFIPNPFAARPGAWLYRTGDLGRRREGGGLEFRGTGDEEAYAAPAVWARLLAHPAVADARVRAWTDPAGDAHLVACFAAAPGTDLAVEEVRAFLRAGVPRHLAPRYFVRLPAIPAGTLPAPDEAGNALETPYETPCDGWELRLRRIWEELFGVSPIGVTENFFDLGGHSTAAVRMLAAVEREFGCQLPLAVLLGAGTIQRLAAVLRDRSAPASSSPLVPIRASGSRPPLFCVHGMGGEVLGYVELAQCLGADQPFYGLQSLPWQGGDDAELSLEEIAASYLAAVREVQPEGPYHLAGYSFGGFVALEMAQQLAAAGESVALLAILDTSLNARSTAADWAEVILRFARPGCPVTADELRRAGGVEAQVAYAVDHGVFPPGVTADVALRYLRAGIRHSEAKQRYELRPYPGPITLFRSLDGHGDGDADPTLGWGPLAEGGLEIVDVPGNHDLILQRPHVQVLAGLLRASLDGAQQPAPALGEAACV